The following coding sequences are from one Hymenobacter sp. DG25A window:
- a CDS encoding DUF1684 domain-containing protein, with product MKIWFLFLFLLLGLTTRAQTPSPSRSHRPTVADHTRAVAAFQQELNAEYRNPEASPLTPEDRATFTGLPFFPVNYAACVEARFVPDSLSVPFAMQTSTSRRPMYRKYGEVYFTLSGQPLKLTVYQNQELMKKPGFEDYLFVPFTDLTNGHASYGGGRYLDVRIGQIQGGTLVLDFNRAYNPFCAYSGRYSCPVPPVENRLPVAIQAGVKSPH from the coding sequence ATGAAAATCTGGTTTCTTTTCCTGTTCCTGCTACTTGGCCTCACTACCCGGGCGCAGACTCCATCCCCGTCCCGTAGCCACCGCCCCACAGTGGCGGATCATACCCGGGCCGTAGCGGCTTTCCAACAGGAGCTGAACGCGGAATACCGTAACCCCGAAGCGTCACCGCTGACGCCGGAGGACCGCGCGACCTTCACGGGCCTGCCCTTTTTCCCGGTTAACTACGCGGCCTGCGTAGAGGCCCGGTTTGTGCCTGATTCCCTGTCGGTGCCCTTCGCCATGCAAACCAGCACCAGCCGCCGCCCCATGTACCGTAAGTACGGCGAGGTGTATTTCACGCTCAGTGGTCAGCCGCTTAAGCTCACCGTGTATCAAAATCAGGAGCTGATGAAAAAGCCGGGGTTTGAAGACTACCTGTTTGTGCCCTTCACCGACCTGACGAACGGCCACGCCAGCTATGGGGGTGGCCGCTACCTGGATGTGCGCATCGGCCAGATACAGGGCGGCACCCTAGTGCTGGATTTCAACCGCGCCTATAATCCCTTCTGCGCCTACAGCGGCCGCTACTCCTGCCCCGTGCCGCCAGTAGAAAACCGCCTGCCCGTGGCCATACAAGCCGGCGTAAAGAGCCCGCATTAA